CTGCTCATCGATAAGGGCAGTGTAATGCGTCCGATGTATCCGTTACCATAGTTGAGGTACTGGAAGTAGTTGGGACAGGCAATCGAAGGTATTTCCTGAGCATTGGCAGTAATTGGCAGGCGCCATAAATGCAATAAGAAGAGAACAAAAGCAGAACACCGCAAAACAGTGTGTAACATTTCACAATATGAGCTTCTGTATGCGAGATTTATTAGGAAGTTCACTATAGCTTAAGTATTTGTTTAGATTCGGTTTCGTTTCCACTTTTTCTCACGCGTGTTTATTTGTCATGGTCTCACTTATGTTCtgttaacatttatttatttatttattatattagtattgttttatattaaatattttgaacttttgcTGCCTTtcgtaaataaatgcaaattaatttctaatcaccatacattaaaaataataatattctcaCTAAGTATTTTTATACTGGTCGTACTTGTATTTTGCGTCACCCTATTGGCTATTGAAAGATCAACATCTCCGTTTCCGAAACCGCGCTAATTTGCTAGTATCTCAACACGCTGAGCATCGCGAACTGAATGAGCGAACTGGTGAACACCAGACTCAACTGCGAACCATCTAATGCTTATATACTCTGAGCAGCTCCAGttcaaaagaattttcaaaattaagtcTCCTACAGAAATTTTGAGAGAATTCAAATGTGAAGTAAAGCGGTTGTCTTAACAAAGTTAATTCCAGCAGCAACATACACGAAACTTATATGCAAAAAGACGAAAaaccaataataataaataccaaTAACAAGAATAACAAATAATCTTGATGGCCAATTAGTCATGACATTCTTGtgagtttttgtttgttgtgtaAACAAAACGTGTAACTTAAGTTTTTCTTTGAGGTGCTATTCGTTGATCAATCTCACCGGTGACGGTGTCGAGAACCAGCTGATTTTGCGAAACTTAACTAAATTTGCGGTGTTGAAAAGAGCGAATATCATTATGATCTTTAAATTGTGAAGTAATCGCTCTgacagttattaattttttttgtaaattgcgCGCTTAGATTATTTTGCTGAGcgagaaatttattttacttctcCATTAGGTTGATTTCACTGCAACCGGTttccataataataaaatattgtcttTTTTGTGGGTATTGttaaagatatttttgtgaATCCTAAATCACCGCTGGAGCTAAGCACATTAAGTTGGAGCGATAGTCCACGATGTAAAAGGCAGTGGACCAATAGCGCATGTGAGCTTCATTACTAATCGTTTAAGCTTCCATCTGCAGAAGGGAAGCACTTCAACATTGCTATCCAGCAATAATAAGAATATTGAACTCAATAAAATTAGTGGTCTAACGAGCATTTGACTATTCGAATTATGAAAGTTAACATTTATTACTGCGTAGTTGAACATGCATTTGGACTACCAAAGTATTAGGATAGTCAGGCTAAGTCCCCTAGAATGTTATCACcttcttttttcttaatttatccAATATAACTATTTTGTAAGTTCGATGCCGGAAGGACAGACAAGCTCTTCTCCGCATACTATTTTATAGAGGTGTAGAGATTGGCTATACTTGGACGACGTTTAATATTCATCGTCGAACGCCTGCCTCGCAGCTGATCagctaatatttattttccgaAGTGATGCTCAATATTTAATACTatattagttaaaatatttatgataaaataattttagtcgAAATATGTTACGGTATTGTtcccataaaaatttaatttgttaagtTATTAGGTTCAAAAGAACAAACTACATTTGAGTAATAATCCTAAAGATTCTGTGTAATCCATGTCATATATTTCGCAGCATCACAGTAGACAACATATTCATACAAATTGCAACGCTGTGCCGATGACTGACCTGAGGACACAACACCACGCAAAACCCAGCGATTATTGCGCTGCAACATAAGAGCGCCACCTGAGTCACCCATGCAAGGTCCGGTGCCATCACGATTACCGGCACAAAAAGTTTTATCCGTGATAAGGCTTTGAAAGGAAGAACTTAGGCAGTCGCCCTTACTAACTATTTTGACATCTACCATTTTCGGTAACGGCGATATGTCTCTTTCCTTTTCACCTTCATAACCCCAGCCGACCACCGAAGCTGTTTTCCCAACAATAAGCGAACTCTCCTCTATTTCACTCCACAAACAAATCGGTTTTATGTACTCTGAAAATCTACGTCAAATGATAAGGCACATAAGTATCTgaggcaaatattttttactgttaCTTACTGCTCGAGAGGTTCAATTCGTATTAATGCTAAATCAGCATTCGGTTGGCCGTCTACATAATCCGTATGTATAATGAGTTTGTTTGCATCTCGCGTTACAACGCCATCTTCGCTATAGCTCTCTAGATTGTATCGCCCGAGGAAGAGCACAACCTGCTCGGCTTGTAAGCGTTTAAAGCAGTGTGCGGCTGAGATCACAGTTCTTCGTGAAATCAAAGATCCGCCGCACATGAAACTCAATGAATCTGTGTATTTGCTATAGATTGCCGTTAACCAAGGGAACTGGCCACGCAACACTTCAACTCCTCCATAGACAAAGCCGCGCACCACAGTACCTTCTACGCCGCAAACTCCAGCTAAATCTCCTGAATTTAATGCTGTACCTATATTGCTGGTTGGCTTCGGTGTGACTTCTGTTGGTCTTGCCGCTGGTGTGTCAAATTTGTTGCTAACATTTGGAACGGGGAAGGAATTAACGGGCCTGATTGGTGGATTAGTATGAGCAAGCTGATTATGTTGATAATTATAAGTTGGTGTTGGGTCAATGTTAACAGGCACCAAAGAGTTCGGAATATTTGGCCCCGTTAAACCATTTCCGGCGGTATAATATGTGTACAGTTGGTAAGACAGCTTCGCCCATGATTTCGGTGGTGGATCTGAaagatgaaaatgaaagaattatTATATccgtattatttatatatatatttctttttttgattgTGTGATCGGCTCTTTTCTGgtgtataaaaaacatataaattgtattaaaaggtTTTTCAACAAATCGAAAAATTGATTGAGTTACTTGGTTAAGGAACTTGGTACAGAGGTTGCACCGTGGTATTGGACCTTTACCCGTGCAAAGTTTTGTGGAGATACTTCTCCAAGTTCCATACACGCACTAGACTTCAAtaattcaatttgtatgacaacttTTGTATAAGCTGTAGCTGTCCTAGCTTCTTGGGAGAAAATTCTGTGTGTAAAATTGATAACGCAAACTAACTAGTCACGTACAATACAAACAGACGGACTTAGtaaaatcgattcagctcgtgATGATgttttaagtatacatatgttttacagGAACTCCACACTTCCTGACGtaagttacaaatttcgtggcaatCATAATATACCTTatgcaattttaaataatgtttattcatatatttaacGAACTATTTACTATTCTCCAAGCTATTAGAAAAAATGTCCTCTACTAGTGTGGCTTTTACGttggttgaaaataaaaaaaataagaaattatgaaTCTTAATGAATTGTATATAGAACGGCctaagatttttttcatttcaggcTAAGTGCGCCCCTTAACTGTGGTTTGTTGCACCGTGCATGAAGACAAAGTCGAAAACCACTTTCCGGTACTGCTCATTTCTTTCTTTTGGAGTTTTTTTCCCCAAAAGACGGTGCAAATTATAACAATCTGGTAAAAGACTTCTACTGACTTTAGAAATGATATTTAAGGGCTAAGATCTTTCACTATTTTGAAATATCCTTACTTATTTTAAGAGTTTGTAAATTCTACCCATAGACACTAAAGtcatattttcacatttatgtGTACCACCGTATCTAGGGTCAAACTACTTGCTAAACTCACTATTAATTGGCTTCATACTCACAATCAGAACCCACGCATAAATCGTTGCCGTCCAGTGAAAGTAGTGTTAATTTAGGGGGGTTACCGGGACTCGCGAAATCCACACGAAAAGTAGCAGGTTGACCATTTAAAACATTATGCACAACGGTGCTCTCATCCGGATACGGTGTGATACGACCATAGTAAttctattgaaataaaaatgctataaaataaaatcactcGATATAACATATGATGAGATGGAAAGAAGCGTGATTTACCTATAACCGTAATTGCGATTATAACTCACTAAATACTGATTCCaaagtctttaaaaaattttacgtacatacatgtagtacatatttattaaagaatttaCTTTGATAAGCATAAGCTTTCTAAGCTGCTTGAAGCGAAACGCGACTTCATTCATTACCGATCCAATTCAGTTCTAAATCAAATTTGACGAATTCTATGTTTTATTCTGGCAATCGTAAATTCGTGAAATGCCTGCTCTCCTATTGCAGTACGACCAGAGCATCGCAGATATAATTAACGAAAAGTGAATTTGTCTGAGAAATCGCGCTCACTAAAACCGCAAATCAATCACATCAAGTGGATAATGAATAGTGTCAATTGTGCTTCGCCGCTTCTCtgctttgtttttaaatttcttatgaatGAGTAATCCAATATGCGCTTACTTACCGACGAGGGTAGGCCACGCTGAGAGAAATGCGCACGCACATCTGCCGTGCCCACCGATACCTGCGGCAGTGTAATCAAGCCATAGTACGCGAAGCCGTCGCTCACATATTGAAAGTACTGGGGACACGCGATCGGCGGGAGCGCCACCTGCGCGAGCGCAGACCGTAACAGCGTCGTAATGCTGCAGATAAAGATGAGTGAATGTAAATTTGTAGCGAACATGCTGAACTGCTGATCTTCGCTAGTAAACTGAAGATTACCAACAACGCTCCACTCTAAGTTATAAGCACACACGAACGACGCAGCGCGTACACGATTTATTGAAATGTTTCTCGCACTATTATTGATTGCACTGCAATATCACTTGTTTTTTCGGCACTGCTAACAAATATCACTATGTTTGTTGTTACACTTGATTAGTGGTGGGAAATACCTGACTCGGAATACAGCAGCCGCACAACTGCTGCTACACTGTTATTAGGGTACTGGACGCAACGGGCTGATCACAACGAATGACGGCACGTCTGAACTTGGCAAATCTTTTGAGGCAaaaatttgttggaaatttCGTTTCAAGATCTGCAGCGCCGATTACACATCGACGGTGTGTTAGCTGATTGAGGTGGGCGCGATGCCTGTGACGAATAATTACAGTAATTCTTTGCGTAAAAACTTTCAGCAAAAGTACCAGACGTTAAAGCATTCAGACGAATCAAGAAGACTGATCGTGTAATTGCTTGAAGAGAGCATT
The sequence above is drawn from the Bactrocera tryoni isolate S06 chromosome 1, CSIRO_BtryS06_freeze2, whole genome shotgun sequence genome and encodes:
- the LOC120778419 gene encoding plasma kallikrein-like encodes the protein MFATNLHSLIFICSITTLLRSALAQVALPPIACPQYFQYVSDGFAYYGLITLPQVSVGTADVRAHFSQRGLPSSNYYGRITPYPDESTVVHNVLNGQPATFRVDFASPGNPPKLTLLSLDGNDLCVGSDYPPPKSWAKLSYQLYTYYTAGNGLTGPNIPNSLVPVNIDPTPTYNYQHNQLAHTNPPIRPVNSFPVPNVSNKFDTPAARPTEVTPKPTSNIGTALNSGDLAGVCGVEGTVVRGFVYGGVEVLRGQFPWLTAIYSKYTDSLSFMCGGSLISRRTVISAAHCFKRLQAEQVVLFLGRYNLESYSEDGVVTRDANKLIIHTDYVDGQPNADLALIRIEPLEQFSEYIKPICLWSEIEESSLIVGKTASVVGWGYEGEKERDISPLPKMVDVKIVSKGDCLSSSFQSLITDKTFCAGNRDGTGPCMGDSGGALMLQRNNRWVLRGVVSSGQSSAQRCNLYEYVVYCDAAKYMTWITQNL